CGTCCGAGCAAATATCCATCAACCGGCCGGCATGATCAACACCGATTGTTATGAGCTCGATAAGGTCAACACAAATCTCGCCGTCGGATATGAAAAAGAGTATACCGATAACGGCATTCGGTGGTCGAACAATATCTTCGAACACGTGATGCGCGGTGGACCGCAAGGCGGCGGCTACTCAACAGTTGAGGACCTGCTGAGGTTCGATCAAGCATTGCGCTCGGGTAAACTCATTTCCGCAGAGTCATTCAAGTTGCTGACGTCGCCAAAGCCGGAACTCAACTCGCCTCGCTACGGATATGGTTTTTTCGCCGCTGTTGATGGAGGGCCGACAGGCCACAGCGGCGGCTTCACGGGTATTAGTTCTAACCTCTCGATGTTCCTCGGTTCTGGATGGACGGCCGTCGTGATGTCAAACTACGGCCGAGCCGCACAACCGATCTCCCAGAAAATGAACAATTTGATCTCCGCCAGCTCTAATTGATGACCTAGCCAAGGAATGCCTCCTTCCCAGGAACAGAAAGGAGGCACTCCCGTTTCGGCGCGCAATGCCGCGTCGCAGAACTTCCTTTCAAACCATACTTCGTTTTGGTACTCTGTCTGCATCCAAAACCTGGTATGCAGTTTCTTGAGCGATTCAAGCGGCAGTTCGTTTTACTGCAGGTCTCTGATATCCCCGTTCGGGCGGACGGACGATGGTTGTTCTTCATCGCGCTGATGTCGACGATCATTGCAGCGACCATTCAACCGTTCGTTGCAAATTTAGCGGCCAGTATCGTATTCGCACTCGCGACGACAATAGTTTTCTTTGTTTCGATTTTTGTCCATGAGTTTGCACACGCAGCGATCGCACGGATCGAACGTCTCGAGGTGGTCGAGATCGTGCTGCATCCTTTTGGCGGGCTTACGCGATTTCGCCACGAGCCCGAGACGCCGCGTGCTGAGTTTCGCATTGCGATCGCAGGGCCGGCGGCAAGCTTCGTACTCGCACTGATCTTTGTTTTGGCAGCCGTTGCATCTAGTTCTGCAGGCGCCGAGGTTCTTGCTGTTTTAATGTTCACGCTCGCGATCGGAAATTTCCTGATCGCTGTTTTTAACATGTTTCCTGGCTACCCGCTCGACGGTGGCCGGGTCCTTCGGGCGTATCTTTGGCGATCAGGCCGCGACCTTAACGAGGCAACGATTCTGACCGGCCGATTTGGCCAGGGAATCGCGGTCGTTATGTTCGTTTTCGGCCTGGCGATCATCCTAGTTCGCAATGACTTCTTTACAGGATTCTGGGCCATCTTGGTTGGCCTGTTCCTTTTCGACTCGGCTGGCGCGATCATCCGCGAGACCCGTTCGTTGGAGCAAATCTTTGTTGAGGATGTGATGATGCTTCCGATCGCGGTAGCGCCCGGATCGACGATCCGGGAATTTGTCGACAACGTGCTTCCGATGAACCGACTGAGTGTCTTTCCGGTAGCGGAGAATCGCCAGCTTTACGGAATGCTACTGCTTTCGGAAATCAAGCTCATTGAAAAGAGTAAATGGCATCTGACCGTTGTCCGCGACGTAATGCAGCCGGTTGAGGATCAGCACTTTGTTGAGACCGGCGTTTCGATTGCCGAGGCTCGCGAGATTATACGGTCTAACGGTATCGGAACTGTTGGCGTGGTCGACAGTGAGGGGCAGCTCGTCGGCATGGTTCACCTCGGCATCAGCCGTTAGAGTCTATGTTCTTGTGATATTCTAGGAAGCGCGAAGTTGAGGCCGCTTTCCCTTGATCAGACGCTTTATCGGCCGTTTGCCGGGGGCATGATACGTCAGCAAGATGCAGATCATAGAGTATCTTCCGACAATAAGTACCTTGCGAAATCTTTTAGATATCGCACTGGTCTTTATTATTGTCTATGTAGTGCTCAAACTGCTCCGCGGTACCCGAGCGGTTCCTACTATGGTCGGTATCGTCTTGCTCGCACTGCTCTACTGGCTTGCGGTCGCTCAGGACTTGGCGACTCTCGAGTTCGTCTTACGGTCGGCGGTCCTATATATCGGTGTGGCGATAATCGTCCTTTTTCAGTCCGAGATTCGGCAAGCGTTGATCTACTTCGCTAATCGGCTCAGGTTCCCGCTCCTTAAACGGCAACGAGGACAATTCGGTGGCAGCGTGTATGACGAGATCGTACTAGCGATCACGACGCTTTCGAGCGAAAAGACAGGCGCACTTGTGGTCATCGAACGCAACGTCGGATTGCGGAACTTCATCGACGCAGGTGTGCAGCTTGACGCAGTCATAAGCTACGACCTTTTGGTCACCATTTTCAACCCATCTACGCCGCTGCACGATGGTGCGGTTGTTATTCGAGATGAGAGGATCGCTGCCGCTTCTGTGTTTTTGCCGTTGACGAAAAATCCCGGCATTTCGCGGGAACTTGGGACGCGTCACCGCGCCGCGATCGGCATTACAGAAGGAACGGATTCGATCTCGATCGTTGTCTCGGAGGAAACCGGTTTGATCACTTATGTCGAGGCCGGCGAGGTTCGCCGCAATTTAGATACGAACCAACTTCGAAAGGCTTTGCTCAGGGCAATGGAGATCCCGTTGATCGAAACAAAGCGAGAATCGACCAAAACGATGAAAGATCCAGAGACCGAGATCACAGTGGGTTAGAAAAGACGTGGGACAAGACCGATGACCGAGGTTGAAGAACGTGGAGCGACGAAGGAAGAGACGTACGGATTGCTGATAAAGCAGGTCGTACGAAAGGTCTTTTTCGAAGATTGGCTTATCAAGCTTGTGGCGTTGGGTGTCACGTTCTCGCTATGGCTCGGTGTCACAGGACTTAGCACTCCAACAACGACCCGTTTCAGCAGTGTTCCATTGACGCTTCGATTCGCAAGCAACACTGAAATAACAAATTCGCCGGTTCAGGAAGTGGATATTGTCGTCACCGGCGACAAACGTCGTATCAATCAGATCAACAAGAACGATCTGATCCTTTCGGTTGATCTAACGGACGTTCAACCAGGCGACCGAGTGATCCAACTCACTCCGGAAGATGTTTCGATCGAATTGCCGACCGGGGTAAAACTTGACGAGATACAGCCAAATCGGATCGCTGTGCGGCTCGAACCAGTTGAGGAACGAGAGGTTGACGTAAAGATCGAAACGGATGGCGAACTTACGGACGGCCTTGAGGTTTATGCTCAAACGGCGGTTCCGGCAAGGGTACGCGTGCGAGGGCCGGCAAGTTTCGTCCGGCAGTTGACGGTTGTTTCAGCAGAGAAGATCGACCTTAAGGACCGGCGAGGTGATTTTGTTGCAAAACAGATACCCTTGGTCCTCGCTAATCCAAAAGCGGCCGTCCTCGATTCGACGGTCGATATTTCGTTTCGTATCGGCGAGAAACGGATCGAGCGTCTGCTTCTGGTGCCGGTAAAAGGCGATGCCCGACGAAAGGCGACCGTTGTACTGTTCGGCCCACGGTCCGCGTTACTTGCCGCAAAACCCGACGATCTCGAAGTAAATATAATTGGCGGCGCGGCCGATGACGACACTAGTCAGCTCACTTTACCGTCTGGTCTGCGAAACGATGTCGAGATACGTAAGTTCAAGATAGCGCCCTAAAACACATCAAAGCCATATTCGATCGTCACGACCGTTGAAACGGGCTTGCCGTTGATCCGTTTGGGCTCAAACTTTATCTGCCTCGCTGCCCGGACTGCCTGTTCGTCTAATCCGTAGCCAAGACGCTTTACCAATAGGACGTGCTCGACGTTTCCACTGGCACCGAGAAGGGCATGAAGTTTGATCGTACCTCGTTGGGAGACGGCTCGTGCTTCGTTGGTATATTGCGCTTTTGGTTTCGAGATGATCTTATATGGTGTCACACCTGGAGGGGGCGGCGAGCCCGGAGGCGGATCATTTGACCGGTCGCGGGAGAAATGGGTGTAGAAGGCTGACATCGCTTCGCGCTCATTCTCAAGCCGGATCGTATCAGCGGAGCCTTTGCAATTCTTGACGCCATCGGTCAACACCTCAAGCGCTTGTTTGAGAAAACCCACTTCCTCGTAGATCGTACGGCCTTCGGTCAACTGTTTTGACAAGCGAGCGATCATTATGTCGGCTTTGAGGATGTACCCGGGCGGAAACTTTGGGTCTATCCGCAACATGGTGTCGGCATCCTGCTCGGCCGCGGCAAGATCCAAATTCCACATCCGGGAGGTTCCGCGAAGCCGATAGGCAGCAACGTTCGCTGGATCGAGAGCAATCGCCTTTTCAGTTTCGGCGCTGGCTTTCGAGTATTGGAGGTTCAAAAAATAGGCGTATGCAAGGTTGGTTCGATAGTCCGAGTTCGACGGCGAAAGCTTGACTGCGGTCTCAAGGGGTTTTCGAGCTTTTTTGGCATCGTTCTGTTTGAGATAAGCCAACCCAAGTGCATTCCAGATCACCGGATCGGATCGCCGTTCTTTGGTTTTTCCTGCTGCTTCCAACGAGCGAATCGCAGCGTCGTAGTTCCCTTTCTCGAAATAAACAATGCCGGGATGTTTGCTCTCTTGTTGACCATTAAGGATCAGCGAAGGCAGAAGGATAAGCACAAGGGACTTCAACCAGCCTGCAAATTCCATATCTATAGCTCCGTTTCCTGCGATCGGCATTTTAACTCACTTCGAAACATCGGAAAAGAAATTTCGAATGTCTGCACGCATCTCTTCAGTTATTTCATGCTTCGCGGCATATTGGTGTGATCTGTAGTTTGACAGTACCGCACTAAGTCGCCGGTCATACTCATGAAACTTCTCGTTGGTGTAGAATTCGTCATCATTCCCGTAAAGATACATCGCATGGGCATCGAGAGAGCGGTACTTTGTATTCGTATCCAGGTCGCCCGGAATCCCGCCGCAAACGCCGATGATGCCTTTCAAGCGTTCCGGATGTGTGAAAGCAAACCGGAAATTGAGTGCGCAAGCCTGAGAAAAACCGTATATGTAGACACGTCCGGCATCGATCGTCTCGTCGGCCGCAAGCCGATCTATCACCCGCAAAAGAAATTCATGATGGGTTTCGACCCATTCTTCCGAGTGGTAGTCCGTCAGCCAGCCGAAGCCCGTCCGATACCCACCATCCTTTATTGGGCGAAAATGCTGGTGCGGCCCTTGCACCGAGGCAATTACGAAGTTCGCCGGTGCGACCGATCGCGCTTCACGCATCATGTACCTCTTGTGGGCACCATAGCCGTGTACAGCGATAAGCAAGGGTGAAAGGGCAGACGAGTCTTCAGGAACATAAAGATCGTAATAAAGCTTGATCTCGGCCGTTACGCTTAGGTCTGTAGTGAGGTTTTCAGGGATCATAGTTTTGAGCAATTCAAACAAAATCGGAAGCAATAGACAAGGAAGATACGATAACGCTATCCTCAGTTATCATCGTCGTATATGAAACGCATCCTTGAAAGGCTCGACATGATCGCCGAGGTCACACAGCATTCATTATCTGCAAAATGGCTGGAAAGAGCGGCCTTCTTAAGCATCTTACTGATGGCCCTCTCAGCTCCGCATTCGATCGCCGCTACACAGACCGCGTGGCTCGTCGGGCTTGTGTGCTGGGCTGCCCGAATGTTCATAAAGCCAAGGCCGGCTTTTCGATTCAGATGGATCGATGCCGCGCTACTGTCATTCGTCGGTTGGACGATCCTCAGTTCTTTTCTTTCATATGAACCGGCGATCTCGTTAGACAAACTTCGAGGCGTTGGGCTTTTTTTGATCCTGTATCTTGTTACCTGCAACTTGCGATCTATGCGCGCGGTGGTGCTGGTCGCGGCCGTTTTGATTACCTCTTGTATGTTCAACGTCGTCTTGGTGCCGCTCGAACGCGTTGTAGGACGCGGTGTCGAGATCTACGGCGTTAGGCCCGATGGAGCATTTGCAAAAGCAGGCCTTGCGAATGGCGACGCGATACTCAAAGTCAACGGCAAGAAAGTGAGCACGCCTGAAGAAATATTGGCTGAGATCACAAAAACAGAAAGTGCATCGTTGTTATTGCACCGTCCGGATTCATACCCGAGCAGAACCATTCGCCGCGTCGATCTGCCACAAGCAGCGACCGTGTTCGATTCGCTCGGCTTCGAAAGTTGGAAGAAAAATCATAAGTGGCGAGCAATGGGCTTCTACGGTCACTTCACGACCTATTCCGAAGTGCTGCAGCTCGTCGGTTCGCTCGTTCTCGGACTGCTGATAGCCGGATTCTTTGCCGCTATTCGAACAAACATACCGGGAACCGCACCCGCTGATCGCCTGTTTTCGAAGAGAAACGCGATTCTTGCGATTTGCCTCGTCCTTATCAGCTTAGCGCTGCTTTTGACCGGGACCAGGGCTTCACAATTGGGCATGATGGCGTCCGCATTTGCAATGGTAGTTTCGATCGGTAACCGTAAGCTGGTGTTCGCGATGTTCTTGATCGCGATCCCTGTCAGTCTTGCCGGCTATTTAGTGATCCAGCAAACGCGGCAACCGGGCGAAACCAACGAGTATCGAAAAATGATGTGGCGCGACGGAGTAAGGCTGGCGACCGAGAAGCCCCGGCATTTGCTTGTCGGCGTCGGAATGGACTCGCTGAAGAAGCGTTGGCCGGAATGGGGTCTCTTTGACGGCGGAAATATGCCGATGGGTCACTTTCATTCAACTCCGGTGCAGCTTGCTGCCGAACGTGGCTTGCCCGCGCTCATGCTTTGGATCGTGTTTCTCGCCTTGTTGGCCCGAACTTTGTGGCGGGGATTGAAGCGCTCCGTCAACGCAATTCAGTCTGGCATCATCCTTGGCGGGATCGGAGGTTTGGTGGGGTTTGTTACCGCCGGCATGGTCCACTATAATCTTGGCGATGGCGAGGTCGCGATGGTCTTCTATTTGATCGCCGGGGCCGCCCTAGCTGCTTCCCGGTTCACCGACCTCGACACCCGAAGTGCCGATCCGATGCCTGACATCAGCCTTCGGACTGCTGCCTGACCCGATATAGCACGTATACACAGCCATTCTTCATTGGCTTGCATTCGACAAGCTCGAGGTCTGTCTGTCGCGACATCCGATGAAATAACGGCACACCTGAACCAAGCAGCACCGGATGGATATTCAGCCCTATCTCGTCGATCAACCCGGCTTCAAGGAAGGTTCGTGCTAGATCACCGCCGCCCATGATACAGATCTCCTTGCCATCCATGGCCTTCAGGTCTCGCAGGAATTCGGCCGGGTCTTCCGCCACTATTTCCGCGCCGCCCGTTGTTTTCCCGGCCGGGAGCGTGCGAGAGAAAACATAAGTCCTGATCCCGCCTTCGTCATCGACTCCCTCACCGCTCTGCGGATCATTGGCGAGCGCCACCTCGTAGGTCTTGCGGCCCATCAATATCGTGTCGATACGCGGCCAATAGTCCTTCGTGATGTCCACTGCCTCTTCGCTCCAAAGCAGCCAATCCATCCCGCCATCTTCTCGGGCAAAGTAATTATCCAAACTGTTGGCTCCGCCAAACGTCACTTTGCGCATCGTCATCCTCCCGTTTTTAAACGATCTTAGTTTGAAACAGACGAATTTCCCACCGCTATACGAACACTTTTCTAGTTTACTATCTCTTATTTGAGTGAGACGGCGAAAATGGCGAACGAATCAACCGAGATACTTGTGCTGAAGGCCCAGGCGGGCGATAAGGACGCATTTGACGAATTGTTGAGTTCGATCCAATTGCAGCTTTGGCGTTTTGCCTATCGGATAGTTTTAGATTCACACCATGCTGATGATGTTATTCAGGAGGTCTTTTTGATCATCTATCGAAAGATAGGTTGGCTGAACGATCCCAAACTCTTCAGTCCATGGGCGTACCGAATCACTTCACGAGAGTGTTTTCGCCAACTAAAAAGGGAAAATCGTTGGAAACAGCAGATCCGCGATGAAGAGACACTGCGTTCGATCGAGGCCCCGATAGATAGCGAACTCAATAGCGAGATAATCGAGCGGCTTCCCGGTTTACTCTCAAATATTTCACCGGCTAGCAGGGCGGTCCTGGTATTGCATTACCTCGACGAACTTACATTGTCTGAGACCGCCGACATTCTTGATATCTCTATCGGAACTGCTAAATCGCGGTTAGCCTATGGCCTTAAAAGCCTTAGAGATCAGTTACTGGAGGAACCGGCAAAGTGATAGACAAAAATACACGAAAATTAATAGTCCTGGCGGCCGCGATCGAGGCTTTGATCCTGATCCCATTGATCATCTATTCGATATTCTACAAATAGGAGAACCCATTATGTCAGCAAACATAGACCAAATAAGAAGCAACACCCTGAAACAGATCGAAAGAACCGAAAGACATTATAAGCTCGCCTTCGTTGCTGCGGCACTTTTGGAACTGGCATTTTTTGCAGCATTTCTAATGCTTGCGGACCTTTCGAACCGCAGCCATCTGCTGTTGTTTGTCGCCGCTGTGGCAATATATGCAATACTCGCGGTAGGCCTGATCGCTCTCGGTATTCACATAAACCGAAGTACGCTGCGCGTGATAAAAGCCATCGAAGTATTTAACAAACCGCAGGCGTGATTCGAATCCAAGGTCGCATCGAACAAAAACCCGTTTCGATTCGTATAATTGCAAACATATGAAGACAAAAGGAGCATCAAGAATGATTCGAAACAAGTCTCTTCGTTCGGCGCTTTTCCTGATCATCGCGTTCTCGCTCTTTGCGACATCACTGCCGATAGTCGGTTACTCGCAATCGGCGGGTGTCTCATCGGCAGCGTCGCAGGAATATTCGGCCGCGGTCGCCGCGATCGAAGAAAAAGTCGAAGCTAGGCGAAAAGAATTGGGAATTCCCGGAATGTCGCTAGTGATCGTAAAGGACGGCCAGGTCATTTATATGAAGGGCCTTGGGTACAAGGACTTTGAAAAGAAGGTGCCC
The DNA window shown above is from Chloracidobacterium sp. and carries:
- a CDS encoding TIGR00159 family protein, with translation MQIIEYLPTISTLRNLLDIALVFIIVYVVLKLLRGTRAVPTMVGIVLLALLYWLAVAQDLATLEFVLRSAVLYIGVAIIVLFQSEIRQALIYFANRLRFPLLKRQRGQFGGSVYDEIVLAITTLSSEKTGALVVIERNVGLRNFIDAGVQLDAVISYDLLVTIFNPSTPLHDGAVVIRDERIAAASVFLPLTKNPGISRELGTRHRAAIGITEGTDSISIVVSEETGLITYVEAGEVRRNLDTNQLRKALLRAMEIPLIETKRESTKTMKDPETEITVG
- a CDS encoding TonB family protein, whose protein sequence is MPIAGNGAIDMEFAGWLKSLVLILLPSLILNGQQESKHPGIVYFEKGNYDAAIRSLEAAGKTKERRSDPVIWNALGLAYLKQNDAKKARKPLETAVKLSPSNSDYRTNLAYAYFLNLQYSKASAETEKAIALDPANVAAYRLRGTSRMWNLDLAAAEQDADTMLRIDPKFPPGYILKADIMIARLSKQLTEGRTIYEEVGFLKQALEVLTDGVKNCKGSADTIRLENEREAMSAFYTHFSRDRSNDPPPGSPPPPGVTPYKIISKPKAQYTNEARAVSQRGTIKLHALLGASGNVEHVLLVKRLGYGLDEQAVRAARQIKFEPKRINGKPVSTVVTIEYGFDVF
- a CDS encoding sigma-70 family RNA polymerase sigma factor yields the protein MANESTEILVLKAQAGDKDAFDELLSSIQLQLWRFAYRIVLDSHHADDVIQEVFLIIYRKIGWLNDPKLFSPWAYRITSRECFRQLKRENRWKQQIRDEETLRSIEAPIDSELNSEIIERLPGLLSNISPASRAVLVLHYLDELTLSETADILDISIGTAKSRLAYGLKSLRDQLLEEPAK
- a CDS encoding YbbR-like domain-containing protein, with the translated sequence MTEVEERGATKEETYGLLIKQVVRKVFFEDWLIKLVALGVTFSLWLGVTGLSTPTTTRFSSVPLTLRFASNTEITNSPVQEVDIVVTGDKRRINQINKNDLILSVDLTDVQPGDRVIQLTPEDVSIELPTGVKLDEIQPNRIAVRLEPVEEREVDVKIETDGELTDGLEVYAQTAVPARVRVRGPASFVRQLTVVSAEKIDLKDRRGDFVAKQIPLVLANPKAAVLDSTVDISFRIGEKRIERLLLVPVKGDARRKATVVLFGPRSALLAAKPDDLEVNIIGGAADDDTSQLTLPSGLRNDVEIRKFKIAP
- a CDS encoding PDZ domain-containing protein, with amino-acid sequence MKRILERLDMIAEVTQHSLSAKWLERAAFLSILLMALSAPHSIAATQTAWLVGLVCWAARMFIKPRPAFRFRWIDAALLSFVGWTILSSFLSYEPAISLDKLRGVGLFLILYLVTCNLRSMRAVVLVAAVLITSCMFNVVLVPLERVVGRGVEIYGVRPDGAFAKAGLANGDAILKVNGKKVSTPEEILAEITKTESASLLLHRPDSYPSRTIRRVDLPQAATVFDSLGFESWKKNHKWRAMGFYGHFTTYSEVLQLVGSLVLGLLIAGFFAAIRTNIPGTAPADRLFSKRNAILAICLVLISLALLLTGTRASQLGMMASAFAMVVSIGNRKLVFAMFLIAIPVSLAGYLVIQQTRQPGETNEYRKMMWRDGVRLATEKPRHLLVGVGMDSLKKRWPEWGLFDGGNMPMGHFHSTPVQLAAERGLPALMLWIVFLALLARTLWRGLKRSVNAIQSGIILGGIGGLVGFVTAGMVHYNLGDGEVAMVFYLIAGAALAASRFTDLDTRSADPMPDISLRTAA
- a CDS encoding dihydrofolate reductase, with product MRKVTFGGANSLDNYFAREDGGMDWLLWSEEAVDITKDYWPRIDTILMGRKTYEVALANDPQSGEGVDDEGGIRTYVFSRTLPAGKTTGGAEIVAEDPAEFLRDLKAMDGKEICIMGGGDLARTFLEAGLIDEIGLNIHPVLLGSGVPLFHRMSRQTDLELVECKPMKNGCVYVLYRVRQQSEG
- a CDS encoding site-2 protease family protein is translated as MQFLERFKRQFVLLQVSDIPVRADGRWLFFIALMSTIIAATIQPFVANLAASIVFALATTIVFFVSIFVHEFAHAAIARIERLEVVEIVLHPFGGLTRFRHEPETPRAEFRIAIAGPAASFVLALIFVLAAVASSSAGAEVLAVLMFTLAIGNFLIAVFNMFPGYPLDGGRVLRAYLWRSGRDLNEATILTGRFGQGIAVVMFVFGLAIILVRNDFFTGFWAILVGLFLFDSAGAIIRETRSLEQIFVEDVMMLPIAVAPGSTIREFVDNVLPMNRLSVFPVAENRQLYGMLLLSEIKLIEKSKWHLTVVRDVMQPVEDQHFVETGVSIAEAREIIRSNGIGTVGVVDSEGQLVGMVHLGISR